Part of the Synechococcus sp. MU1617 genome, GGACACCGAACAGGTGGTTCTGATGCTTGGGCAGGCGACGCTGGGACATGGCCACCCGGATGAACTGGCGCTGCGTTTGTTGCAGTGCCATCTGGGGGTGGGCATGTCGAGTCTGCTGTTCCAGCGTCTACGGGAAGACCATGGCGTGGCCTACGACGTGGCAGCTCACTTCCCTGCCCTGACGGGGCCGGCGCCGTTTGTGCTGATGGCCTCCAGCGTGGAGGAGCGCTCAGAGCTCGCTCTGGAGTTGCTGCTGAACATCTGGGATGAGCTGAGTGAGCAGCCCCTCAGTGAGGCCGCACTGGAGCTCGCACGGGCCAAATACATCGGTCAGCTTGCCCAGGGGCTGCAGACCTGCTCCCAACGGGCGGAGCGACGCGTTCAGCTGAAGGCTCAGGGGTTGCCCGACGATCATGACCAGCGCTGTGTTGAGGCTCTCGCGGGGCTGACACCGACGGATGTTCGCCGGGCAGCCAAACGTTGGCTGAGCGAGCCACGACTCAGCCTGTGCGGAACCTCCGGCGCACTGGAGCAGCTCGCCCGGCGCTGGCGGCGCCGGGCAGCTGCTTAGTCCGCCTCAGCGGCATCCACCGCATCCAACCGGTCGAGGGGGATCAGAAACGTTCCCCGGCGAAAACGCACGGCAACCGTGTCAATGGGATGAAGCGCAACCACCTCGCCCACCTCACCGACCGCGACCAGATCAGGCGGTCGCAGCATCGGCATCGGATCCGCCGACTTGAGGTATGCAAGCTGCTGCGACAGGCGCAGGCGATCACCAATCGATACCTTCATCTGGACTGGGCAGAATCTGCATTGTCGAGCAGGATGGGCCGAGTTGAGCGACTGATGTGAGGGCTCTCGCCTCCTGGTGTGGTGCCCTGGCGGGTCTGCTGGCCATCCTCTCCGGTGGCCTTGTGCCGGCCGCGTTGTTCCTGCCTGCCCCCAATCCAATCATTCTCCCCCTGCCCGTCACATGGCAGGTACCAGCGCTGCTGCTCTGCGCCATGGTCAGTGGACCGCGTGCCGGCGTGATGGCCGCTGTTGGCTATCTGTCCCTGGGGTTGTTCAGTCTGCCGGTGTTCCATGGCGGTGGCGGGTTGAGCTACGTGCTTGAACCGGGTTTCGGCTATCTGGCGGGCTTCGTTCCCGCGGCTTGGCTCACCGGTCGGCTGGCGCAGCAGGACGGCATGGATGACCTGCCAAGACAGTCGCTCTGCGCCCTTGCGGGACTGCTCGTTCTCCAGATCTGCGGGGTGCTGAATCTCGCCTTCGGGGCGCTGTTGGGGCGATGGTCCCTTGGCTTCCCCGAGCTGCTGATGCAGTTTTCGATCGGTCCGCTACCGGCTCAAATGCTGCTCTGCATCGGTGCAGGATTCCTCTCAGTTGTGCTGCGCCGGTTGTTAATTATCGAGCCATGAAGAGAGCACTTCCGCGTCGCTCAACCCTGCTGATTGCCCTGGTCATCGTGATGATGGATCAGCTGAGCAAGGCTGCGGCCTCCAGCGCTTTGCAAGGGGGCCAATCCCTACCAGTGCTGCCACACCTGCTCTCCCTGCAATTGGTGCACAACACCGGCGCAGCCTTCAGTGTTCTTCAGAACTCCACTGCCCTGCTTGGGCTGCTCAGCTTTGGTGTTGGCATTGGGCTGATCTTGTGGATCTGGCGTGAACGGGTGCTGCCGTTCTGGCAAGCCCTTGCCGCTGCGGCGCTTCTGGGCGGAACCCTGGGCAATGGTCTTGATCGTTGGCGCTTGGGGCACGTGGTGGATTTTCTGGCGCTCCAACCGATCGATTTCCCGATCTTCAACGGAGCAGATGTCGCCATCAATCTCGCTGTGCTCTGCTTTGCCATCGACCTCATCACACGCCGGGGTGACAGCAGCCGTGGCTGACCCAAACTTGCCCTGAGGCTGGTGTGACGCAGGCATGAAACGCCAAACCCGGTTGCTGATCGGTCTCGCCGTTGCCTTTGTGGCTCTCGTGCTGATCGGCGTTGCTGTTCAGACCATCCGCAGCCTGCTGTGGGATCTGAGTTACTTCCTGCCTCCCTGGTTGCTAACGCCGGTGCTGCTGCTGGGGTTCGTGCTGGTGGCCACCGTGGCGGTGCAGGTGGGTTGGCCGATGTGGAAACGCCTTAAAACACGCCCAGACCAACGCCAAAGTCAACCCACCGCCGCTCCAAAGAACCGCCGGGATGCCGCAACCACCAGCCTGGGCCATGTGGATCGTCTAATCGAACGCATCCAGGACGACATCAGCCGCCGCAGCCTTCAGAACGAACGCGATCGGGTCGCTGAGGAGCTGAAGCGAGGCGATCTGGTGGTTGTGGTCTTCGGCACCGGATCGAGTGGCAAGACATCGCTGATCCGTGCCCTACTCAATGAAATGGTCGGCGATGTGGGTGCGCCCATGGGCGTGACCAAAACAAGCCGTGCCTACCGCCTGCGTTTGAAAGGTTTGGAGCGTGGTCTTCAGCTCGTGGACACCCCAGGAATCCTGGAAGCTGGAGAAGAAGGCCTTAGCCGAGAGGAAACAGCCCGTCGTCGGGCGGTTCGCGCCGACCTGTTGATTGTGGTGGTGGACGGAGACCTCAGAGCCTCGGAATACACCGTCGTGAGCTCTCTCGCCAGTCTCGGCAAGCGCCTGCTCCTGGTGCTGAACAAGCGGGATTTACGCGGTGTTGAGGAGGAAAGGAGGCTCCTGCAAGTGCTTCGTTCCCGTTGCCAGGGACAGCTCAACGCTGCGGATGTGGTGGCCTGCAGTGCATCTCCTCAATCGATTCCTCAACCAGGACGTCGCCCGCTGCAGCCGCTGCCTGACGTCAGCGATCTGCTGCAGCGCCTCGCCGTCGTGCTGCATGCCGAGGGGGAGGAATTAATTGCCGACAACATCCTTTTGCAATGCCGATCCCTCGACAGCCGCGGGCGCGACCTGTTGAACGACCAGCGGTCTCGGGAAGCCAAACGCTGCATCGACCGCTACAGCTGGATGGGAGCGGGGATCGTCGCCGCCAACCCGCTGCCTGGGATGGATCTGTTGAGCACAGCAGCGGTGAATGCCCAGATGATCCTGGAGATGGCCAAGATTTACGGGGTCGAGATGTCCCGTGATCGCGCCAAGGATCTGGCCCTGTCCCTCGGACAGACTCTGGGCAAGTTAGGCATCGTCAAAGGTGCCATGAGCTTGCTGGGCACCAGCCTGAGCCTGAGTTTGCCCACCTTGGTTCTGGGTCAGGTGCTCCAAGGGGTGGTGACCGCATGGCTCACCCGAATCGCAGGAAGCAGTTTCATGCGCTATTTCGAGCAGGACCAAGACTGGGGTGACGGCGGCATGCAGACCGTTGTTCAACAGGCTTTTGAGCTCAACCGACGGGAACTCTCACTGCAGCGCTTTCTGGCCAGTGCGATGCGGCAAGTGGTTGAACCGCTTCAGACGGCGGCGGCGGGACGGCTTCCCCCCCGGCCAGGGCCTCAGCAGGAGGGGGAAGCATCGGACCCCGGGCATCCAGAACCGTGATCAGGAGCAGATAGAGCACACCAATCGCCACGGAGATCGCCCCGGTGACGATGGCAACCCAGCGTGAACCCTGCTGCTGTTCCGACATGGGAGCCTTACAAACGATGGCGATTGTGAACGATCAGGCTGGAGCCAGGGATCCATTCAGTCGTCCCGACAAGTCGCTGAGGTGCTGAGCCGTGGTGTGGGGGTTACCAAAAACCGCCTTGAGACAGAAACGGTCGCCGTAGAAGGGTCGCGACAGCATGTAGCCGTGAGACAGCAGCATTTGACGGGTAGCTTCACTCCAACGGCCGGCTGCATCAACGCCCCCCTCCTTGGCATGGAATGCCAGCAGGTGAAGATCACCGGCCAACAAGGTGAACTTCTCTGGATCCAACTGGGCGGCAAAGGCGGTCCGCCGTTGCAAAGCTCCGCCGAGCGTCGCTTCGATGCCCGCCTCGCCCAACTGACGCAGGCCCAGCCAAAGCTTGAGGATCTCCGCAGGTCGGGTGCCCTGCAAGCCGATCTCCCCGCCGTGATCCATCCCCTTGGGCGCCTCCATGTAGGGCAAACCCGTTGAAAAGGCCTGACGGAGATGGGTTCGGTCCCGCAGCAAGAGCAGGGATGACGCCTTGGTGATGCCCAGCAATTTCTGGGGGTTGAGCGTGATCGAATCCGCCAGTTCCATGCCGTCCATCAGAGATGCATGGCTGGAACTCAGCGCGAACACACCGCCGATGGCAGCATCAACATGCAACCAGACCTCAGCATCACGGCAGAGGGTTGCCACATCCAACAGAGGATCAATGGCTCCGCGCACTGTGGTGCCGGCCGTGGCCACGACCGCCAAGCAAGGACGCCCCTCGGCTTGCAGGGATCTCAAACGCTCAGCCAAAGCCTCGAGGCAAAGGCCACCATCGGCAGCCACGGGAAGCGTCTGGAGCGCATCATCCGCCAGCCCCATCACCCTTGCGGCCTTGTTGATCGAGACGTGTGCATCTTGGCTGCACAGCAGCACAGGATCCCGATGTCTGGCCCCCAACGCCGCCCGTGCCGCCACCAGCGCCATGAGATTGCTCAGGGTTCCGCCGCTGGCCAGAACCCCTCCAGACCCCGTGGGCAAGCCAATCCTGTGGCAGAACCAGCGGCAGAGGTCATGTTCAAGGCCTGTCAGACCAGGCGAAAGCTCCTCGGCCAGGAGGTTGTTGTTGAGACCTGCACAGACCAATTCCGCCGCAATTGACGCGGTGAGCGGGGGTGGATCGAGATGGGCCAGAGCACCGGGATGGGACGGCTGATACGCCCCATCCATCACCTGCTGAAGGTCACTGAGCAGCGATTCAACGCTAGCCCCCTCAACACCTGGGGCCACATCAGGCAAGGGACGCATGACGGGGACCGGGCTGGATCGATCAGCGGAGCCGATCCAACGGCAGAGCAGATCTGAACTGCGATGCAGGAAGTCCCTCAGCACCGGATCTGAAGCCGAGGGGATGGCGAACGGAGCAAGCCGATCCGGGGGGTGCTGAGACTCGGAACAGGCTTGCAACGGAGACCCGTGAACTGCAGTGATCTTCGCGTCTCGTGGGAAGGTGCTCAAAGGACAACGTGGGACAGCGGTGGATCAGCGGGATGAGTTCACTCGCTGGATGGACGTTCTGCTCCAGCGCGCCGAGGAGGCTGGAGTGGAGGGAGAAGTGCCGGTGGCCGCTGTGATCCTCGATGGAGAGGGACGAGCCATCGGCCATGGACGCAACCGGCGCCAGAGCCACAGGGATCCCCTCGGGCACGCCGAACTGGTGGCCTTGCAACAGGCAGCGATCGTTCAGGACGACTGGAGATTCAACAACTGCACCCTGATCGTCACCCTCGAGCCCTGCCCCATGTGTGCAGGGGCCTTGGTGCAGGCCCGCATGGGAACTGTGGTTTTTGCGGCAACAGACCCCAAGCGCGGTGGCCTGGGGGGAAGCCTTGACCTCTCTACCCATGCCAGTGCTCATCACCACATGAGGGTGATTCAGGGCGTGCGCGAACCTGAGGCGAGGGGGCAGCTGGAACGCTGGTTCAGGCAGCGGCGGCGACAGAACCGCTGAAGCGAGGCAGCTCTGTCTCAAACAGGTTGAGCAGACGGTTCACGTTTTCAGGGTTGGAGTTGTACCCCATAAGACCGATGCGCCAGATTTTTCCGGCCAGGCTGCCGAGTCCGCCACCCACCTCGATGCCGTGGTTGTTGAGCAGGTGTTGGCTAAAGGCCTTGCCATCCACACCTTCAGGAATGCGAACCGTGGTGAGGGTGGGCAATCGGCGGTCGGCTGGGACATGCATCGAAAGGCCGAGGCTTTCCAGACCACTCCAGAGCATCTCCGCATTGCTGCGATGGCGTGCCCAGGCCTGATCGAGACCTTCTTCTGCCAAAAGACGCAGAGCCTCACGCATGCCGAAGTTCATGTTGACCGGCGCAGTGTGGTGATAAACGCGGTCACTTCCCCAGTACTGATTCAGCAGGGAGACATCCAGGTACCAGTTGGGAACCTTGCCCTGACGAGCTGTCATCTTGGCCTCAGCACGGGGACCCATGGTGAAGGGGCCGAGTCCGGGAGGGCAGCTCAGGCCCTTCTGGCTGCAGCTGTAGGCAAGATCAACCTTCCACTCGTCGATGTAAAGCGGTACACCCCCCAGGGAGGTGACGGTGTCGAGCAGCAGCAGGCAATCGTGCTTCCGGCAGAGGTCGCCAATGCCCTCCATGGGTTGGCAGACACCCGTTGAGGTTTCGGCATGAACCATCGCCAGGATGGCAGGCTTGTGCTCGATCAGCGCCGCTTCCAGCTCATCGAGGGAGAACCACTCACCCCAGGGCTTCTCAATGGTTTTCACCTCAGCGCGGTAGCGGCCGGCCATGTCAGCCAGTCGCAGGCCGAAGTATCCCTTGACCGCCACGAGAACGGTGTCTCCCGGTTCGACGGTGTTGGCCAGGGTTGCCTCCATGGCAGCACTGCCGGTGCCGCTCATCGGAAGTGTGAGGCGGTTGTCGGTCTGCCAGGCGTAACGCAGCAGCTCTTGGACCTCACCCATCAGCTCCACGTAGAGAGGATCAAGGTGACCAATCGGCGTTCTCGACAGAGCCTTCAGAACCGTTGGGTGGGCATTTGAGGGGCCGGGTCCAAGCAGAAGGCGGTCGGGTGTGCCGATCGGTGCAAAGGCTTTGCGGTGACGATCGTCAACAGGAAGGAGTGAGTTCGTCGTCGCCAAAGCCCTGATCGTTGGTTCGTGATGGTGAGCCTACGCAGTCACGCCCCTTGGGAGGGTGAGGAAAGCGCAATTGCAATCTGTTCGAATCTTGCTTGAACCTGTGGGCTCAGCGCTGGCGCACGTTCGTTTCACCAAGGCCCTTGGCCAGGTGATCAAACGGCTGAAGGACGGTGGAGAGCTGATCGGATGCAGCACCGTTGGCCAGAAGCATCTCGGAAACAACTTCTCCCAACAAAACGATGCTGCGGACTGTTGGGCCGGTGGGTACGCCGAGACTCTTATAGGTGTCGTCGAGTCCGTTCAGAACACGCTCATTGAGGATCGTGGAGTCACCAGCCACCAGGGCGTAGCTGGCGTAACGAAGGAAATAGTCCATGTCCCGCAGGCAGGCGGCGAGCCGGCGGGTGGTGTAAGCGTTGCCGCCAGGCAGAAGCAGGTCGGGTTCATCCCGGAACAAGCGCTGACTGGCTTCACGCACAATCTCGGCAGCAGAGCCGTTGATCAGCTCAACGGCCTGAATCCGCAGCGTGGATTCATCTAGGTACGCATTGATGCTGTCGATCGCTGGACGATCGAAATAACGACCCAACTGGTCGTAGCGACCGATCAGACCGCTGATTGCATCGCGCATGTCCCTGAATCTCCAGAGGATCCCCAGCGGAAGCTAACACCGTTGAGGCGGTCAGATCCTTTGGCAGGCCTGCATTTCAGCCAAGTTGACAGAAACGGTTACGCAGTCGCCCTCTAGCGGTTAAAACGTACCCCTTGATACAAAATGGTGGCTTGTGGCTGTTTACGGTCACATCACTGCACAATTCAGTCGAACAGTCCTTTCTTATGTCGAAATCCCCCCAGGACGTCCTGCGCCAGATCAAGGACGAAGGCATCGAACTGATCGACCTCAAATTCACCGATCTGCACGGCAAATGGCAGCACCTCACGGTCTGCACCGATCTGCTGGAGGAAGAGTCCTTCACTGAGGGCCTGGCATTTGACGGCTCATCCATTCGCGGATGGAAAGGCATCCAGGCCTCCGACATGGCCATGGTGCCGGACCCCAATACCGCCTGGGTGGACCCCTTCTACCGGCATAAGACCCTGAGCATGATCTGCTCGATTCAAGAGCCACGCACCGGCCAGCCCTATGAGCGCTGTCCCCGCGCCCTGGCCCAGCGAGCTCTGAACCACCTGGCCAGTACCGGGCTGGCCGACATGGCTTTCTTCGGCCCTGAGCCGGAGTTCTTCCTCTTCGACGACGTCCGCTACAACTCGGCCGAAGGTGGTTCCTTCTACAGCGTTGACACCATCGAGGCGGGCTGGAACACCGGACGCATCGAGGAAGGCGGCAACCTCGCTTACAAGATCCAGGAGAAAGAGGGCTACTTCCCTGTCGCTCCCAACGACACCGCACAGGACATCCGCTCCGAAATGCTCCTGCTGATGGGTCAGCTGGGCATCCCCACCGAGAAGCACCACCACGAGGTGGCTGGCGCGGGCCAGCACGAACTCGGCATGAAATTTGCTGAGCTGATCGAGGCCGCCGACAACGTCATGACGTACAAGTACGTCGTTCGCAACGTGGCCAAGAAGTACGGCAAGACGGCCACCTTCATGCCCAAGCCGGTGTTCAACGACAATGGCTCCGGCATGCACGTGCACCAGAGCCTTTGGAAGGGCGGTCAGCCCCTGTTCTTCGGTGAAGGCACCTACGCCAACCTCTCGCAGACGGCCCGCTGGTACATCGGCGGCATCCTCAAGCATGCTCCCGCCTTCCTGGCCTTCACCAACCCCACCACCAACAGCTACAAGCGTCTGGTGCCCGGGTTTGAAGCACCGGTCAACCTCGTCTACTCCGAAGGCAACCGCTCTGCCGCCGTGCGGATCCCGCTCACCGGCCCGAGCCCGAAAGCCAAGCGCCTCGAGTTCCGTTCGGGTGATGCCCTTGCCAACCCCTATCTCGCCTTCAGCGCCATGCTGATGGCCGGTCTGGACGGCATCAAGAACCAGATTGATCCCGGCGATGGCGAAGACCGCGACCTGTTCGAACTGGCAGCTGAAGAGCTGTCCAAGATCGCCACAGTTCCTGCGTCACTCAACGGCGCTCTCGAAGCGTTGAATGCCGATCGCGCCTTCCTCACCGCTGGCGGCGTGTTCAGCGACGACTTCATCGACAACTGGATCGACCTGAAGTACGAGGAGGTTCAGCAGCTTCGCCAGCGGCCGCACCCCCACGAATTCACCATGTACTACGACGCCTGATCAGCGCCCATACATCCCACGACCCGCCTCCCTGGAGGCGGGTTTTTTTGTGGACTGCTAAGCACGCGATTGCGCGTCACATTCGCTGGAATAGCGCTGTTGTCTGGATCCGCGATGGCATCAACGCCCCTGAGCAAGCTTGCGTACCAAACGCTTCAGCAAGGCAAAAGCATCGCGGGCCTGGCCCACAAAGAGCTGAGCACAAAGCTGATGGAGCTGCTGGCTCCCGATGCCGTTCCCAAGACGGAACCCGTGTCCGCAGAAGTTCTTGGAGAGCTCCGCCTGGACATGGGCAAGCTCCAGGAACAGGATTGGCAGGATGCCGAACAGGGGATTTACCCCGAGCAGTTGTTGTTCGATGCCCCCTGGCTCGACTGGGTCAGCCGCTACCCGCAGGTTTGGATGGATCTTCCCTCCACGTGGGATCGACGTCGTGAGCGCAACGTGCGCGATCTGCCCAAGGAGACCGACAAAGAGCTTTACCCCGAGTACTACCTCCAGAATTTTCATCATCAAACCGACGGGTATCTGAGTGACCACTCGGCCGGTCTCTACGACCTGCAGGTGGAAATCCTCTTCAATGGCACCGCCGATGCCATGCGACGGCGGGTCTTGGCTCCGCTGAAACGGGGCTTGAAGCACTTCGCAGACCGTGCACCCGGCTCCCTGAAGATTCTCGATGTGGCAACCGGCACGGGCCGGACATTGCACCAAATCCGGGCTGCTGTGCCCCACGCACAGCTCATCGGAACCGATCTCTCCGAGTCGTACCTGCGTCAAGCCAACCGCTGGCTGAATGACGGCGATGCATCGCTGGTTCAGCTGATCCGTGCCAACGGAGAATCCTTGCCATTGGCGGGAGGATCGGTTCAAGCCGTTACCAGTGTGTTTCTGTTGCACGAACTGCCGGCGGAAGCACGCCAGAACGTCCTGAACGAGGCCTGGCGTGTACTCGAGCCTGGTGGAGTGTTCGTGCTGGCCGACTCTGTTCAGATGGCTGACTCACCCAAGTTCGCTGCAGTGATGGAAAACTTCCGGCGTGTCTTCCATGAGCCCTACTACCGCGATTACATCGGCGATGACATCGACGCCCGCCTCTCAGCTGCAGGGTTCGAAGGCATCACCGCGGAAACCCACTTCATGACGCGGGTCTGGTCAGCGCGCAAACCCATCGCAGAGGCCAGCTGAGGGGATTCCCTGACAGCGTCCCTTGCACGAACGGCTGCGAGCCATAGGGTGTGATCGATTCTGAAGGGAACTTCATGACAAATCCCTTCCGGCTGCGTTGGCTTCAGGGCTGGACGTTTCAGGTGGTGCTGATGGAAGGCCATGTGCAGGTGGAAGCCCACGGTTTCGGCATCTGCCTACGCACGGCTGTGATGCCAGGGGAAAGTCCTCAGGCAGCGGCCGATCGTTTGGTCTTATCTGAAGATCGACGCAGGCGGGCTCTGCACAATGCCTGGCTTCGTGGTCAGGACATGGCGCAGCCCACTGAAGTGTCAACGACGAAGGAGGTTGCCCCCTCCTCCAATTCGCTGGTGGTGGTTGGCTAGGCCCATCGCCAACAGGTGACCTGTTCTCCTGATCTATTCAGAGCCGAGCAAGAAACCAAGCCAAAGCAAACCCTGCTCCACCAAAACGCATTGCCCTCCAGAAGCGCTCCCCCGAAGACGGTGAGAGGGGCCATCCCACAGGTGGCTGGCTAATCAGGTTGGAGCCAAGCTTGCCTCGTTGCACCCAACGCCGCGCAGCAACACCCGACCGGGCATGGGCCTGACATTGGCCTTGCAATAGAAGGCGGGAGGCACGGTGGAGCCAACGCAATGCACTGCTGGGACGTTTGCCTTTGCGCTGTTCCACGCCGTTGCACCCACATCACCCGAAACTAGATCGATCTTCTGATCCAGGGATGACTTCACCCGACGCCCCATGGCCCGACTCCGCCAAAGCCAAGGCGGAAGAGCTGCATCAGTTGCTCCGCATCGGCGATCGCGACTGGCATCAGCTGAAGAGCCACCGACAGCGGCGTGGAGCCGAGTTGCTGGCGGCTGCGATGGTGCAACTGCTCCGCCAAGGGAACAGCTCCGACGTGGAGAAGCTGACCCAACAGGCGCTCGGATGGTTCAAAGGAGAGTTGAAGGATCCGGGCTGTCCGCGTCACTGACGGGCCGGCGGCAGGCCAGCTGCAGGCGATTCCCGCGCCGGCTCCAGCGGACATCATCAAAACATTGGTGGATCAGAAACAATCCACGGCCGCTGGCAGCATCAAGCGCGGTCGGCAGAGTTGCGGTACGGGACTGCTCTGGAAGGCCACAACCCTCATCTTGAACCTGCCAGACCATCCAATTGGGCGTGAGGATGCGGCGAACGCGCAGCTTCTTGGCGGGGTTCTCAGCGTTGCCATGGCGAACGGCATTGACCAGGGCTTCATGCAATCCCAGTTCAATCCGCTGACTGGTGAGAACACAACCAACTGGCTCAGTGAGCAGCTCCAGCAAAGGGGCCAACTGCAGGGTCGACGGCAAGTTGAACTCAGCCCAGCGAAACCTCTTGGACGGCACAGTTGGGCACGTAGACGTCGGTTATTCGAACTTACCGTTGATGGGAAGTCCCGTCAGAATCTCCGGGCCACAAGTGCCGGATGATTCAACAGGGAATCCATCAGGCGAACGCCACGAAGCTGATTGATCAACGGCATATGCCCCTCTGGGGCCTCGATCGACCAGGTGAAGGCACTTGGATAACGCGTCCAGACGCCATCGCATTTCCAGCCGATCCGGGGCCAAAGGCGTTCGTAACGCCCATCGAGGGCTGACAACAACTGGGACTGGGCTGTGAAGCCAAAGCGACCTTGGGAATACACCGTCCAGAGTCGATCGAGACTGACCAGATCAACGCCGGACATCGGCGCTACTTCTGAGAAATAGACGTAGCCCCGTTTCACGGCGGCATCACCGGCTAATTCGCGGAGGCACTGACTGGTAATGCGATCTGCCTCCTCAAAGTTCTGATGGAGCAGCTCCTGCTGCAGCGGCCCATAATCCAGGCCAGCCCCG contains:
- a CDS encoding ATP-binding protein is translated as MPSKRFRWAEFNLPSTLQLAPLLELLTEPVGCVLTSQRIELGLHEALVNAVRHGNAENPAKKLRVRRILTPNWMVWQVQDEGCGLPEQSRTATLPTALDAASGRGLFLIHQCFDDVRWSRRGNRLQLACRRPVSDADSPDPSTLL
- a CDS encoding GUN4 domain-containing protein; the protein is MLSGSTPATKLSVDQLLDRFAKGTPRQRRPLIKQIETRVEELAAVGPELLSGFDPAGDDWAAGWILQVLQRHQPDAVSALIPSSDRGWLTTDSGAGLDYGPLQQELLHQNFEEADRITSQCLRELAGDAAVKRGYVYFSEVAPMSGVDLVSLDRLWTVYSQGRFGFTAQSQLLSALDGRYERLWPRIGWKCDGVWTRYPSAFTWSIEAPEGHMPLINQLRGVRLMDSLLNHPALVARRF